The proteins below are encoded in one region of Colletotrichum lupini chromosome 5, complete sequence:
- a CDS encoding SPX domain-containing protein has translation MKYGEQLEQESVPEWSLHNVDYNSLKHEIKVHTSRDQATAIAIPGHQDAALKRFEDNLFHELCQQHDRVDLFVSSKADELSRRLQYIADQLQKLIVKCAEEGDRISIKRHRRFAKYERDLLRCGEETLALARFINAQITAFRKITKKYKKWTGSSTLGARFRENVLANPKSFTRRDLNNLQTRYEELLNTLRTSTPQLSEPSSPSSDEQTPTRRGSTAESFFTPLPPAERIPRRPIQQQQQQHYWNEYDDGSENGGQEEEYAIYINPDADMSFPGLDSMRAILAAPFRHAKTWFSRRQNPEGQRLLASEPFLQSYGGISPLGTDTDDEYASSDGMPTNGYATHYATLPSINEQQVRRYRERVLFWATIGCFGVSFLLLLVAGILISTGRHKLRAEVDAGVTVGVVASLFSACLALGMSLYRHDDLGIWQRVAVYSSFFTACMLNGMLLILVVGNAA, from the exons ATGAAATACGGCGAACAGCTCGAGCAGGAATCCGTTCCAGAATGGAGTTTAC ATAACGTCGACTACAACTCGCTCAAGCACGAGATCAAGGTTCATACGAGCCGCGACCAGGCGACCGCAATCGCCATTCCCGGTCACCAAGATGCTGCTCTCAAGCGTTTCGAAGATAACCTCTTCCACGAGCTTTGCCAACAGCACGACCGGGTTGATCTTTTTGTTTCCAGCAAGGCGGACGAGCTTTCGCGTCGACTGC AATACATCGCCGATCAGCTTCAAAAGTTGATTGTCAAGTGTGCCGAGGAGGGTGACCGTATTTCGATCAAGCGGCATCGACGGTTCGCCAAGTACGAAAGGGATCTGCTTCGTTGCGGAGAAGAAACACTTGCGCTCGCTCGTTTCATCAACGCCCAGATTACGGCTTTCCGGAAGATTACGAAAAAGTACAAG AAATGGACAGGATCTTCCACACTCGGCGCACGCTTTCGCGAAAACGTACTCGCCAACCCTAAGAGCTTTACCCGTCGCGACCTGAATAACCTCCAAACACGTTACGAGGAGTTGCTCAACACTCTCCGCACCTCCACGCCTCAGTTGAGCGAGCCCAGCTCGCCCTCCTCCGATGAACAGACACCCACGAGGCGAGGATCTACCGCAGAGAGTTTCTTCACGCCTTTGCCACCAGCAGAGCGAATTCCTCGGAGGCCCatccagcagcaacagcaacagcactACTGGAATGAGTATGACGATGGCAGCGAGAATGGTGGACAGGAGGAGGAATACGCCATTTATATCAACCCTGACGCAGACATGAGCTTTCCCGGCCTGGACTCGATGCGCGCGATTCTTGCCGCGCCCTTCCGCCACGCAAAGACGTGGTTTTCAAGGCGGCAGAACCCTGAGGGGCAGCGACTGTTGGCCAGCGAGCCCTTCCTCCAAAGCTACGGCGGCATTTCACCACTTGGCACGGATACCGACGACGAGTACGCGAGCTCTGATGGTATGCCTACGAACGGATATGCCACGCATTATGCTACGCTACCCAGCATTAACGAGCAGCAAGTGCGGCGGTACCGCGAGCGCGTTTTGTTCTGGGCCACCATTGGCTGTTTCGGCGTATCTTTCCTACTACTCCTTGTGGCTGGTATCCTCATTTCAACGGGCCGCCACAAGCTACGCGCAGAGGTCGACGCTGGCGTGACAGTTGGCGTCGTGGCCAGCCTCTTCAGCGCCTGCCTCGCCTTGGGCATGTCGCTTTATCGGCACGATGATTTGGGCATCTGGCAACGTGTGGCCGTGTATAGCAGCTTTTTCACAGCCTGCATGCTCAACGGTATGCTACTCATCCTTGTTGTGGGGAATGCAGCATAG